From Polaribacter haliotis:
GGTTCGAATTCTTCGGAAGTATCATACAAAACAAATCCAGAATCAAAAGTTTCTTTATGTGAAATAGAGAATCCTATTTGTGGACCAGCTTCCAAAAAAAAGCTTTTAATTGGATATAACTTTAACATTAATGGAATATTTATATAATCTAACTTTTGTGTGTATGTGCCACTATCATCAACTATTTTATAACCTTGTTGAGAATAGATAATTTCTGGTTGAATTGAAAATATTTTTCCAATATAAGATTCTCCATAAACACCAATATGAAATCCATGTAATTTTGCGGTTTCTGAGCTTCCATCGAAACTTACAGAAGATAAATTATAACCTCCTTTTATTCCTGCTGTTGCCTTATTTTTATTGTCTTGTGCATTTAATGTTGCAATACTTGCAATTATTAACGCAATTGTTAAATATATTGTTTTCATTTTTTTTATTTTAAAATTACTTTCCGCCATTTGCTTTTAAATCTGCCAAACATTGTGCATCTAAAGTTGGTATTTGTCCGCCAGAAACCATACTACCAATTCCTTGACTGGTTTCTGCTGCCCAATACATTAAACAGTCTTCTTCAATACAATGTTTTGGATGATCTGTATCTTCATGATCGCTTTGTAACGCGCTTCCTAAGTTTGTTAATCCTAAAATATGGCCAAATTCGTGATTGATTACAGAAGATTCTAACAAACTTCTTTCCGGTTCAAAAGCACTATTACTTAAACCTTGTATCGTTTCTTCATAAATAACAAAAGAAGTATTCCAATAAGCAGAACCTAAAATAGAACCTTGGTTATTGTCTCTAGAAGATTTTCCGTTAATAAACAACACCCAAACAGCAATTGTTTCGTTAGAATTATATTTAGTTCTGTATTGTTTTTCTATATCTACAACTTCATCTAAAGTATATACTGTTTTTCCTGTAGTAGGAATTATTTTTGTTATAAACTCTACTCCTCTAGACTTGTTTGTTCTGTTTTGTATAAAGTTTTTAAAATTATTTAAAGCACTTTCTGTAGGCTTAAAACCTTCTATATAAGCAACTTCTACAATTAATTTTTTAAAAACTCTGTTCGATAAAAGATCATTTGCAGATGTACCTGTTGCTTGTCTGTTTAATTGAACATTTGTATTTCCGTTATTTTCTTCACCTAAATCTTCTGTTTCTGATGTACAAGAAAAAAGAATACTACAAACTAAAACTGCTTTTAAAAAAATATTTTTCATGCTACTTTATTTTAAAACTTTACAACTGTTACAAATTAAAGTAACAGTTGTAAAGGATATTCTACTAACTAAATTTTCCCCCGATAATTTGTTAGTTTTATTTTAGATCTTCTTAAATGTTAAGGTTACAGAAGCATCTGTTTTACTTTTTAAGGAAACCAAAGTACTGCTGTAAGTATTTACTACCCAATCATTACCTAAAGCACTAACTGCTGTATTACTTGCAAAAGTTGTATTTAAAAACACTTCTGTTTCCGAACTTACTGTATACGTACCTTCAATTTCTCCTGTTGTACTATTTACAATGTCTTTTGCAATTAATTTTAAATCGTTAGTAAATTCTATTGTATAGTTTACATAATCGTTTGCAGTGTTTACTCCTGCAACAATATAACTATCTACAGTAAATTTTGCTCCACTTAAAATAGCTTCTACTTCTAAAGCTGCATCAGCTGCTTCATCTTTTTCATCTTCAAACTGTACACAGTCAGAAATTGAATCTTGTAATTCTGCATCACTATTAATTTGTATTTCTGTACCATTACTTAAAGTTGCACTAATTGGGTAATTTGCAGTAAATAATACATCCGAATTTAAACCAGACATAAATGTATATAATTGTTTTTCCGATTGAATAACAACACTTCCTGTTTGTTCTAAACTAACATTATAAGTTAACATAGTAATTGGAAATTTAAAATCGATACAAGAAATTGCATCTCTACCTTGCGCTTCTGCACTTTCACATTCGCTTTTTAAAGCATCTAGTTCCGATTGTGAGTTTACAGTTACTTCTGTATAGTTACTTAACCTAACATTTATTGGAAAATTAAATGCTACTGTATCATTATCATCATTAAATTCTCCTAAAATATTTAATGCTGCAGAAAAATCTAATTTACTTAAAATAGTTATGTTTTTTCCATTTATTGTTGCAGATAATGGAAATAATAGTTCTGTACATGCGCTTCCGTCTAAAAAATCGTCTTCAGAACCATCGTTCATTGCAGCTCTTTCGAAATTAGATGCAGTTGGCGATGTAGATGAATTTGCATTTGGGTTTGTACCAGTTTGAATACTTTCTTCTGATTGACATGAAGTAAATCCTAAAATTGCTGTGATTGCAATTGCCGTAATTAATTTTAATGTTTTCATTTTAATTGATTTTTAATAATTAATGTTTCTTGTTTATATGAGTAAAACAACTTTGTTTTATTTTACCCTACTTTAATTTTAAGAAAGACTAATTTTATGCCCTTCTATTAATAAAACAACTAAACATTTATTTACCCTACCTTTGTCATCAAAAATTTTTATTTTTATATTTTAAAACCCTTATATGGCTAATAAATCTCTTTGTAATGAAATTTATTTTAATGAGTTTTACACTTCTCACATTCAGTCTGCCAGTAATTTTGCATACTATAAGAGTGGTGATAAAAATACATCTTTAGATTTAGCACAAGAAGCTTTTATAAAAATATGGGAAAATTGTGGGAAAATTAAATTCGAAAAAGCAAAGTCTTACCTATTTACAGTAATTAACAATTTATTTCTAAATAAAGTAAAACACGAAAAAGTAGTTTTCGAATACGCTAAAAGTAGCCCTTATTTAGATGTTAATAACCAAAGTCCAGAATATTTATTAGAAGAAGAAGAATTTAAAGTAAAACTACAAAATGCTATTTCTGGTTTAACTGAAGGAGAACGTGAGGTTTTTCTTATGAATAGAATTGATGGAAAAAAATACAGAGAAATTGCAGAAATGTTAGAAATTTCTCAAAAAGCAGTCGAAAAAAGAATGTCATCCGCCTTAAAAAAATTAAGAAATAAAATTGATGGAATATAAAGGTAGGGTAAATTACTTTTTAGTTGTTACATATATATAGGAACAAAAGATGAAACACGAAAACGACATATTAAAATGGTTAAACAGAGAGGTTTCTGATGAAGAATTGGTGCATTTAAAAGAAAGTGAAAACTTTACAACTTTAGAAAAAATTGCACATTATTCATCTCAAATAGAAACACCTAAAGTAGATGTAGAAAAAAGTCTTGCATCATTAAAATTAAAAACAAAAAGTACTTCTAAAAAAGGGAAAGTTGTAAAGTTAAACTTTAAGAAATTGTATAAATATGCAGCAGCAGTTCTTGTTTTATTAACAACTTCTTATTTCTTTCTTTTTAATAATGATGCTAATTTTAATACACAATATGCAGAAACTAAAACCTTTAATTTACCAGACAATTCTGAAGTTGTTTTAAACGCAAATTCAGAAATTACGTATTCTAAAAAAGATTGGGAAAATAGCAGAAATTTAGATCTTAATGGAGAAGCTTACTTTAAGGTTCAAAAAGGAAAAAAGTTTACTGTAAATACAGAAATAGGAGAAGTAACCGTTCTTGGAACGCAGTTTAACGTAAAAGAAAGAGACAATTATTTCGAAGTAAAAACCTACGAAGGTTTGGTAAGTGTTGCTTATAAAGACACACTTGTAAAATTACCTAAAGGAACTATTTTTAAGGTTGTAAATGGTGTTGTAGATACCAATACAACTTTTAATGTAAACGAAAATTCTTGGTTACAAAAAGAATCTAACTTTAAAAGTACACCTCTAAAAATAGTTTTAGAAGAAATTAAAAACCAATTTGGTTATACTGTTAAAACAGACAATGTAAATGCAACTAAATTATATACAGGTGGTTTTTCTCATACAGATGTTAATGTAGCTATGCAATCTGTAACTATTCCTTTACAATTATCTTATAAAATCGAAGGAAAAACAATTACTGTCTATAATTATGAACAGTAAAATTCTACTTTTTTGCTGCGTTTTTTTACTTTTTGTAAATAGTCAGTTTGCACAAAATTCTACAAAAAAAATAGCATTATCTACGTTATTAATAGATTTAGAAAAGCAGTATAATATAAAGTTTTCTTATTCAGACACAGACGTAAAAGAGGTTTTTTTAGAAAAACCAAATTTAGATTTTTCTCTTACTAAAATGCTTCAATTTTTAAATGAAAACACTTTTTTACAATTTAAAACTTTAGATAATAGATATATAACTATTTCCTTTTTAAATAAGAAAATTAATATTTGTGGGGTTATTTTAGATGCAAAAACAAAAACGGTTTTACCACTTTGTTCTATAAAAATAGTAAACTTTAAAAGTGGAACAACTACCAATTCTAATGGAGAATTTAATTTGAATAATGTTTCTTTAGATGCTTCGCTTTTAGTTTCTTTTATTGGGTATTCTTCACAAATAATAAAAGCGAAAGATTTGTATTTACAGCCAAAATGTAAAGAAATTTTTCTTTTAGAAAGTTCGGAACAATTATCCGAAATAAGTATTGCTAAATTCTTAACAAGTGGTTTACAAAAAAGTGAAGATGGAAGTACCGTTTTAAATACAGAAAAATTTGGAATTTTACCGGGTTTAATAGAGCCAGATATTTTAAAAACTATTAAGATTTTACCTGGTATAGAAAGTGCAAGCGAAAGTATTTCTAATATAAATGTTAGAGGTGGTACAAATGATCAAAATTTAATGCTTTGGGATGGAATTAAAATGTATCATACAGGTCATTTTTTTGGTTTAATTTCTGCTTACAATCCTTATTTAACAAATAAAGTTACAGTTACTAAAAACGGAACAAGTAGTTTGTTTTCAGATGGAGTTTCGTCTACCATAAATATGCAAACTTCTAATAGAATTACTAACAAATTTTCTGGTGGTGGAGGTTTTAATTTATTAAGTGCAGATGTTTTTGTAAACGTTCCTATTTCAAATAAGTTAGAGTTTCATGTTTCTGGAAGAAGAGCTTTTACAGATTTTTTAATTACACCAACTTTTACAAATTATTTTACTAGAAGTTTTCAAGACAATTCTGTTTCTTCTAATACTGTAAATGACTCATCAACAGATTTTTACTTTTACGATTATTCTTTTAAAGTATTGTATGATATCAACTATAATCATTCTATAAGAGCAAGTTTTATTGGTATTACAAACCATTTAGATTATAAAGAAGCATATACTTCTAACAATACTACTATAGAAGAAAATAGTGTTTTTAAACAAGCAAATTTAGGTGCAATTGTAAGTTGGAAAGCAGATTGGAATTCTAAATTTTCTACCAATGTTTCGGCATTTCTATCTGATTATAATATAGATGCTTCCGATTATAATAAAGATACAGATCAATTTCAAACACAATTTAATAATGTATTAGAAACCGAATTTAAAGTTTCTTCTAAATATGAATTTTCTGATACTTTCCATTTCTTAAACGGAATCGTTTTTAATGAAATAGGAATTAGGAATACAACCACAGTTAATGCACCAACTTTTTCTAAAACTGAGAAAAATGTATTACTAAAAAGTGCTTTCTTCTCTGAAGTTGAATACAAGAAAAACAATACCTATGCAAGATTTGGTTTACGAGTAAATTACTTCGATAAGTTTAACGAATTTGTTGTGGAGCCTCGTATAAATATAAGACAAAAATTAAATAACGAAGTTTCTCTAAAATTAGAAGCTGAGTTTAAAAACCAAACTACCACTCAAAAAGTAGATTTTCAAGATAATTTTTTAGGTATTGAAAAAAGACGTTGGATCTTATCTGACAACGAAAATATACCTATTGTAAAAAGTAAACAACTTTCTTTTGGTGCAGCATATACTGTAAAAAATTTATATGTAGATATTACTAGTTTTTATAAAAAAGTAGATGGAATTACGGCTGCAAATCAGGGTTTTTATAATAACATTCAGCAATTTAATTCTGTAGGAAATTACGAAGTTAAAGGAGTTGAATTTTTAATAAACAAAAAGAGTAAAACTATTAGTACTTGGTTAAGTTATTCGTACGCAATAAATAATTACACCTTCGATATTTTTAATCCAGAAACATTTCCAAATAGTTTAGATATTTCGCATTCTGTAAGCACTGCTTTTAACTATAGTTTTTATAATAATTTTAAAATTTCTGTTGGTGGAATTTTAAGATCTGGAAATCCATTTACAAAACCTGTTGAAGGGAATGAAACCATACAAGATGGAAATAGAACTATTGTAAATTATAGTAATCCTAATTCCGAAAGATTAGAAAATTTCTTTAGAATTGATGCTTCTGCAAGTTATAATTTTAATTTTTCTGAAGCTGTAAAAGCTGTTTTAAGAGTTGGTTTTACTAACATAACTAATAAACAAAACACCATAAACTCTTATTATATTGTAGATAATAATAGTACAAATAATGTAAGAAGAATAGATAATTATTCTTTGCCTTTTACTCCGAATTTAAGTTTTAGAGTACGTTTTTAAAATTAACCTCTAACCATTTGAATATGAGGAATTCCATCTTCTAAATACTCCTCTCCTATTTTTACAAATCCATGAGATTCGTAGAATTTTTTTAAATACACTTGTGCAGAAATGGTAATTTTATCAGCTTTAAAATAGGTTTTTACTGCTTTTATGGAAGCTTTCATTAAATCGTGTCCAAAACCATATTTACGTTCTTCAGAAGCTACTACTACTCTACCAATACTTGCATTATCGAAATAATCGCCAGCTTTAAAAATTCTTGTATACGCAACTATTTTATCATTTTTAAGTCCAAAAACATGTAAAGACTTAAAATCTTTTCCATCTACATCTTGGTACACACAATCTTGTTCTACCACAAAAACTGCTGCACGTAATTGTAGAATTTCGTACAATTCATACGTTGTTAATTCGGAAAATTGTTTTGTAGTGAAGTTCATAGTTTTAACAAGGGAGCATGCTCCCTTGCTTCTTTATATTTATTTGTGAATTTATAGCAGAAATTTACCCAGCACAAGAAATCTTATCAACTCTTGTTGCGTGTCTTCCACCTTCAAACTCTGTAGAAAGAAAAACATCTACAAAACTAATAGCTTGTTGTAAAGACACAAAACGTGCAGGAATCGTTAAAACGTTTGCATTATTATGTTGTCTTGTTAATTCTACTAATTCTTTATTCCAACACAAAGCAGCTCTAATTCCTTGGTGTTTATTAGCTGTCATTTGTGCGCCATTTCCAGAACCACATAAAATAATTCCTAATTCTGCTTTACCAGATTCTACAGCATCTGCTGTTGGATGAATTGCATCTGGGTAATCCATAGAACCATTTGAATCAGTTCCAAAATTTAAGACTTTATAGCCTTTTTCTTCTAAATGTTTTATAATTTCGAACTTGTATTCTGTTCCTGCGTGATCATTACCAATGGCAATTGTCATAATAAGTTGATTTTAATTGAATTATCTGCCACAAAAATATAGAATTTTATGGTTATGAACAGTTATAAACATCTTAAAATTTAGCTTTTTTAATAACTCTTTAATCTTTAAACTTTTAGCGTTTAAAGAGAATGTTAAGAAGTTGTAATGAGAAACTCGTAACTTTATTTGGTGATTCTAATTATTATTACAATACAGCGAGTCTTATGACATACACAACTTTTTTTATTGATTTTTGATAAAAGTTTATCAACATAAAATTTACAATTTGTTTACATAGAATACAATGTTAGTTATTCATAAAAATAGGTTAATAGCTGTTTATAACTTTTGTTAACAACTGTATTTTAAGATTGATTTCTAACCTTTTAAATACCTCATAAAATGTAGATGCTTTTTAATAACTCATTAATTAAAACAAAAAGAGATTTTTTTATAGTAGCTATTCACACACTATTATAAACACCATTGTTTTTTAAAATTTATTAAAAGAAAAAAATATTATAATATAGAATGTTGATAAGTGTGAAAACTTCAAAAAAAATAATGAAATGAATTTAAGAAAATAGTAAGATTTGCTTCAAAAAATAAATTAAGAGAGAAAAAGTAAGAAAGTGTAAGAAAAAGTTAAACCGTTTTTTTTCCGCTTTTAAAAGATATAAAGTGTCTTTATGAACTTCTACAGTTTGGTTGGTATTTTCAGTTTTATTCAAAGAAGTATTTATAGTAATTACAGTAATAAAGATTCCTGTAAGAAATATAAAGGCGAATAAAGCAATAATTTTACGTAGATTTTTCATCTTAATAAATAACTTCTTTCTATAAAGACGTTTTAAATTAAGAAACGTTACACTAA
This genomic window contains:
- a CDS encoding GNAT family N-acetyltransferase, producing the protein MNFTTKQFSELTTYELYEILQLRAAVFVVEQDCVYQDVDGKDFKSLHVFGLKNDKIVAYTRIFKAGDYFDNASIGRVVVASEERKYGFGHDLMKASIKAVKTYFKADKITISAQVYLKKFYESHGFVKIGEEYLEDGIPHIQMVRG
- the rpiB gene encoding ribose 5-phosphate isomerase B yields the protein MTIAIGNDHAGTEYKFEIIKHLEEKGYKVLNFGTDSNGSMDYPDAIHPTADAVESGKAELGIILCGSGNGAQMTANKHQGIRAALCWNKELVELTRQHNNANVLTIPARFVSLQQAISFVDVFLSTEFEGGRHATRVDKISCAG
- a CDS encoding RNA polymerase sigma factor produces the protein MANKSLCNEIYFNEFYTSHIQSASNFAYYKSGDKNTSLDLAQEAFIKIWENCGKIKFEKAKSYLFTVINNLFLNKVKHEKVVFEYAKSSPYLDVNNQSPEYLLEEEEFKVKLQNAISGLTEGEREVFLMNRIDGKKYREIAEMLEISQKAVEKRMSSALKKLRNKIDGI
- a CDS encoding porin family protein; this encodes MKTIYLTIALIIASIATLNAQDNKNKATAGIKGGYNLSSVSFDGSSETAKLHGFHIGVYGESYIGKIFSIQPEIIYSQQGYKIVDDSGTYTQKLDYINIPLMLKLYPIKSFFLEAGPQIGFSISHKETFDSGFVLYDTSEEFEPKNFDWGVNLGAGFKSDAGVSLGARYHIGQNDIYDQDKPKNRVWQIYLGFEF
- a CDS encoding TonB-dependent receptor translates to MNSKILLFCCVFLLFVNSQFAQNSTKKIALSTLLIDLEKQYNIKFSYSDTDVKEVFLEKPNLDFSLTKMLQFLNENTFLQFKTLDNRYITISFLNKKINICGVILDAKTKTVLPLCSIKIVNFKSGTTTNSNGEFNLNNVSLDASLLVSFIGYSSQIIKAKDLYLQPKCKEIFLLESSEQLSEISIAKFLTSGLQKSEDGSTVLNTEKFGILPGLIEPDILKTIKILPGIESASESISNINVRGGTNDQNLMLWDGIKMYHTGHFFGLISAYNPYLTNKVTVTKNGTSSLFSDGVSSTINMQTSNRITNKFSGGGGFNLLSADVFVNVPISNKLEFHVSGRRAFTDFLITPTFTNYFTRSFQDNSVSSNTVNDSSTDFYFYDYSFKVLYDINYNHSIRASFIGITNHLDYKEAYTSNNTTIEENSVFKQANLGAIVSWKADWNSKFSTNVSAFLSDYNIDASDYNKDTDQFQTQFNNVLETEFKVSSKYEFSDTFHFLNGIVFNEIGIRNTTTVNAPTFSKTEKNVLLKSAFFSEVEYKKNNTYARFGLRVNYFDKFNEFVVEPRINIRQKLNNEVSLKLEAEFKNQTTTQKVDFQDNFLGIEKRRWILSDNENIPIVKSKQLSFGAAYTVKNLYVDITSFYKKVDGITAANQGFYNNIQQFNSVGNYEVKGVEFLINKKSKTISTWLSYSYAINNYTFDIFNPETFPNSLDISHSVSTAFNYSFYNNFKISVGGILRSGNPFTKPVEGNETIQDGNRTIVNYSNPNSERLENFFRIDASASYNFNFSEAVKAVLRVGFTNITNKQNTINSYYIVDNNSTNNVRRIDNYSLPFTPNLSFRVRF
- a CDS encoding FecR family protein, whose amino-acid sequence is MKHENDILKWLNREVSDEELVHLKESENFTTLEKIAHYSSQIETPKVDVEKSLASLKLKTKSTSKKGKVVKLNFKKLYKYAAAVLVLLTTSYFFLFNNDANFNTQYAETKTFNLPDNSEVVLNANSEITYSKKDWENSRNLDLNGEAYFKVQKGKKFTVNTEIGEVTVLGTQFNVKERDNYFEVKTYEGLVSVAYKDTLVKLPKGTIFKVVNGVVDTNTTFNVNENSWLQKESNFKSTPLKIVLEEIKNQFGYTVKTDNVNATKLYTGGFSHTDVNVAMQSVTIPLQLSYKIEGKTITVYNYEQ
- a CDS encoding membrane metalloprotease; protein product: MKNIFLKAVLVCSILFSCTSETEDLGEENNGNTNVQLNRQATGTSANDLLSNRVFKKLIVEVAYIEGFKPTESALNNFKNFIQNRTNKSRGVEFITKIIPTTGKTVYTLDEVVDIEKQYRTKYNSNETIAVWVLFINGKSSRDNNQGSILGSAYWNTSFVIYEETIQGLSNSAFEPERSLLESSVINHEFGHILGLTNLGSALQSDHEDTDHPKHCIEEDCLMYWAAETSQGIGSMVSGGQIPTLDAQCLADLKANGGK